One Coffea eugenioides isolate CCC68of chromosome 2, Ceug_1.0, whole genome shotgun sequence genomic window, GATAGAGAGAGTGACGTAAGGtctattttaataaaaaagacAATAGGAGTGCTGCTATAAACAACTGAGGTGACATTTACATTTGTCtattttaaatacaataaaccaactcttgaaaattttgtataGATTAATATTAAGGTATTGAATATTTACATTTTGACGGTGTATATATCAGAAAGTATGAGCACATAATACATGTGTAGAactttaaatttaatttaaaattcaaaattataaCCATTATTTGATGTAAAGGCGTTGAAtgagcgaaaaaaaaaaaaaagatattcaATTAAGACTAGCATGTCATGAATGTTGAGTGGGAAGACACAAGATAGAGTGCGAAAATACAGCGGTATAGATGTAGGTGAGCCCTAAAATTGTTGGCAATTAGTTTGAAATATGCGCTCGgtattaaattattaatatGATAGATGCCACATCACCAATGAGTCTAGTGATCCCACTTACTTTCATTCAACATGTTTGCTTCCATTTGTGAGTGGTATATAGTCACGGCCCACGACTGCTAAATGGTTCCAAGGTACAAATGGAGCAGCGGAGAAAACATCTAGGGCTGGGCAACATGAAAATCAGTTGTTATTGATGGAGTACCAGTAAAAATAAACCAGTAATTAGAAAAGAAGTGAAAGGGAGAAATATCTCAAAAAAGTCTATCAAAGAATCCAATACATAAGTCGACAACTCAATTTTGATCCTGGACTTTACTTATTTATTAAGTGCTCTTTTAACTCCTCACATTAAATTCAAATATACAGGTTCTTCGCTCACCTTAACATCCAATGTCACTTTTTCTCCCAATTATGGACCCACTCTTCAGTCCACCACTTGGAAGAGAATTTTCCGGAACTTGCCAATCTTTGGTTCTTTGGTTTAGCATCAAATGGATTCCTTATCAAATTCCTGGCACACCTGGTTTTACCCAGGCAATCTCTGTCGCACTTTGATTCACTATTAAAAAGAGAATTTTCATCGAATCTATTTGCTAATGAATAGTCCGAACTTGAACCAATCTCCTTTGCACTTTAGTTCACTACTAGAAAGAAATTTTTCATTGAATCTATTTGCTAATGAATAGTCCAAACTCGAACCAATCTTCTTTGCGCTTTAGTTCACCACCAAGAAGATGAAAATGAAGAGAATTTTCATCAACCCAACTCCAAGATGAATCTATTTGCTAATGAATAGTCCAAACTCACAACTAGAAGTTTTGATACTATTTGATAGGGAGAGTCCATCAAATAATCCAATATATAAGTCAGAAACTCAACTttaatctaaaaatttaaaagttattAGATTTTAAACCCTTACTTAGATatcaactattttttttccattttttgaacCACGTGGGATTCAAGTATTATTCATGAACCTAACATGACGCATGGTTAGACTTGTACCATTACATTACTTCACGTCTTTTTGCAATTGTTGGACTAACTTACCCAGTAAAATGAAACCAACAATTAGAATGCCGCATCAACAGTGGACTTGTGCAAGCACATAAAGTAGAAACAGAATATTAACCTGGTCTAAATATTTCTACTGCATgcatttttttgaattatttgaaaaagttattttcactataacatttttttttgggtgatatgatgtatgttgTGTTGGAGATATAGTAAATAACTAATTTAAACTAGACAAATGCAAAGACCTTGAGGCGTGAAAACACTTTCTTTATGGTATTATTTGCCTATGTATTAGGCAAATTACCTCTAGGATACAACAAAATCTAAGAACCATCAATGAAAAAGTGATTTAATTCTGTCAAAATCATACTATTTTAAAGAATTGAAGCACCTATCCAAGACACTATCAAAGGATGCAATCCTTATTGAATAGGTATATAGGTAGTTAACCATTTAATAGGTATGTCTGTTAAATGTAACTGTCATTAACCACCTCtaattatctaaaataaatattttagacAATTAATTAACACCCTACCCTAATCAGAAAGCCCCAAGGTCCAAGGCGTCCTCTTTCAATGTGGGACAATGAACTTCATTTTTCTCATTACAAACTATTACCAACATGTTGAACAAAAAAATGATTCGAAAATAGGTTTATAATATGAATGAagcttttattttattatagaaACATATAGTTTGATATATGTAAGGTAaaaaaataacagaaaaatatgtttacagaaaatataaaagtattttgaaaaaaattgcaaCCAAACAGGGATTATTATCCAAACACATATatatttcaaaatcaaaagtgaGTTGTTACTGCTACAAATAAATGCCAATCCAGAAGGCATGAAAGCTTTGCACCGCATCAGCGTTTTACAGACAGCTGTTGAGCGTGGCAacgaagagagagagggagggaaaGCGTAGAGGAATGGATTTGGATGAGATGGGGCATGAAAGTCCTTTCCTTCTGATTCCTGTTTCGGGCAGCCAGAGCAGAGTAGGGGTGagcatcgaattcgaattcggtaattcggtagGTTGAAATCGGTAATTTTCGGTAAATGGTTCTGGAAATATTCGACCTAATTCGCATTCGAATTAGAGActaccgaattcgaattcaacccgaattcaattcggtaaacaaaaaaattaccgaattaccgaattccaGAAAACTATTGGTTTCTTAACACTCTGCCTCAAACAGGATTCCAGATTTCACTTTGAGGGTTTAGAAAGTGAAGTTTAAGCCGAAGTGTTTGTATAAAACCTCATCAATTCCTATAGTATCCGTCTTCCCTAAATATATGAATGCAAGTGAATTCatcaattttgatttaaaaatccAGAGAAAATTCCTTTCAACTCCAGAAATTCAACCGGAATGTTCCCATGGCTTGTGGATGAGACTTTCTACACTAGTCAATGTAGGAACGATAAATCAACAAATTGAGCAGCCAAATCAGTCACAAAGCACTAGTGCAGTAGTAGACATGTACCAACGGGGTGAGGACAGCTTGGTGGTGGCGGAAGATTTTCAGGCGCAGCTCCTCAACGAAGGGAGCAACAGAAGGGTCTTTAGAATTGAGCAAGAGGACCTCATGGGCAATGATAATGGCCTTGATCCCAGTAACGTctagagagagggagaggagaCAAACCCTAAATCTTGGATCCCAGTAACGTCTAGACCGTCAACAAATTCTCTCAAATTGGCGGCAAAAATCTGTTACAGTGAGTATGGAGACTGGAGAGAACCGGCTGGAGGAGGCTTCTGTAGTTGACGAGAGGAAAGGAGAAGCTGTCAAACTGAGAAAGTATCTTCAGTTGAGGAGAGAAGAAACTCAGAAACAGGCAAACAGCTTGGCTTAGACTTCAGTGGGCGACGGCGCAAAGCAACGAGAGGAAGAGGAGAGACGAAATAGTGAAATTAGAACGAATGTTAATTTAGGGTACTGAAAGTCTGAAATTGGAACATCCGACAAAAGCTTGAGGTATAATATTATTCGGAATTTCAAGTTTGAAAACGGTAAAATATTACCATTTTACCGAATtaaattcgaattcggtaaatCCGAATTCAAAAACCCCAAAATCAAATTCGACCCTAATTCGATTTGTACTAATTCGATACCACCGATTTACCGACCTAAttaccgaattaccgaattcgaattacCAAATTGAAATCGATTTCGGTCGGTAATTCGGTAATTACCGTAATTGCTCACCCCTAGAGCAGAGCCCTGTTTCTCTGCTGCGTGCGTGTTTTTTTTAGTAGGTAGCGTGGGAggagtaaaataaaatactataAAAATATCAGTCCAAGTGTAATGGCATGCACACGTCAACATCACCCCTTCTCTCTCAATTGCATTCCCCATCTCTCCACCACGTCAGATCAAACACCACTCTACACTTCCACGTCATCCGTCTCCAGCTTCCAGCCTGGCCGAACTCCCCTCTCCCCAATCCCCTGCCTCCACCTCGCATCCGTCCCCAGTTGACATCTTCTTCTCTTCTACAGCTGTCCTGTCGTCGGGCCTATATATATAAGCTGCTATATCCTCCTCTCAAACCCACAGCAGAGCCTTCTTTCTTAACTCTGtcccaaaaaaatttaaaaaaataataatatcaaGAATAGCAGTACAATGGCTTCTTCTTCTGCTACTTGTGGTACTCTTCTGTTCTTCGCTAGTACCATCTTCTTATCCACTCTCATATCTGAACCGGCTTCCGCGGCCTTAGTCCAACAGCAACCCctggtcctcaaataccataACGGTATTCTTCTCAAAGGTAAAATCACCGTCAACCTCATCTGGTACGGCAAGTTTACGCCCGCCCAGCGCTCCATTATTGTCGATTTTCTTCAATCCCTTAACTCCCCCAGGGCGGCTTCTCCCTCCGCCGCCTCCTGGTGGATGACGACCGAGAAGTACAAGGGCGGTGGCGCCTCCACGCTGGTGGTGGGGAAGCAGATTCTCGAGGAGAACTACTCTCTCGGAAAAATGCTCAAGAACTCGAATCTCGTTTATTTGGCTGCCAGAGGGGGCCACATGGCTGGTTCCATTAACGTTGTTTTGACGTCGGAGGACGTTTACGTGGACGGGTTCTGCAGCAGGTGCGGGACGCACGGCTCAACTCGGGGCCCGGCTCGCTTTGCATATGCCTGGGTTGGTAACTCGGAGACTCAGTGCCCGGGGCAGTGCGCCTGGCCTTTCCACCAGCCGCTGTACGGTCCCCAGACTCCTCCGCTGGTGGCGCCCAACGGAGACGTGGGAGTGGACGGCATGGTAATAAACTTGGCCACGGTTTTGGCGGGAGCCGTTACGAATCCGTACAACAGCGGGTATTTCCAGGGCCCAGCAACGGCGCCGTTAGAGGCCGTGTCGGCGTGTACCGGGATGTTCGGGTCGGGGTCTTACCCGGGCTACCCGGGTAACTTGCTGGTGGATAAGGCCAGCGGGGCGAGTTACAATGCGAACGGGGTGAACGGGCGCAAGTTCTTGCTGCCGGCTATATGGGACCCCCAGAGCTCTGCCTGCTCGACACTGGTTTGATTGTGATTGTGATGATTGAAGAACCCAACCCGACCCAAGCCaacccggaaaaaaaaaaagagttgatGATGGATGGATgggtaaaaaatggaaattatgTTATGAGGTGTGGCAGCTGTACTTTTGATGTAGATACACGGTCGCAGAATggtttttgaaatttggaatGAGGCCAGCTTTGGGTGCTGCTGTGCTGGCTGGGGAAGTGGTTTTGTTGTTTTGTGTGACGTGTATATTCATTACTATTACTAGTAGTagcatgaaaaagaaaaatgtgaaaattgcAATATAGAGGAGTAAAGTGATACCACTACCAGTAGTAATTATTATCAGTACTATCATCATATCATAAGAAAATAAGAATGGAAAGTTGATTATTAAGTGCTGTTTAAGTCCGGTGTCGATAAAAGTAAGTCTCGAAATTGCTCTTAAGAAAAAATATGCATCTGTACTCTTTTGCACCAGAAGATGCACAAACGACTGGCAGTTAATCGGTGGTTTACCCCCTATCTATCTGTCTCGAGTttttacctaaaaaaaaaaaaaaaaagtcatagCGATTTGACGCAATGGATTTGCCGAAGAAAACATAAAAAAGTATGCATGCACgtgagagaacaaaaaaaattgaaattgagtgaaaaatggAATGGGTTCGctgaaaacataaaaagaagTTGTTTTGGACTGCTGGTGAAATGGTGGCCTGTTTGTTGGGGAAGGAATTCAAATTTGATTACATGAGTGTGGTGTTTAATGGAGTAGAATATTAGTATTGATATTATATTGGTTTCATTAATTAATCGGGTGTCGCCACTAATTAAATCAAATGTAAGTAGTACTGAGAATGTGGGGACTGTTGATTGACAGCAGATGCAGAAAGCGGGTTTGGGATTCTTTCTTATCGGCAGCACAGCAGCAATAAGCATACAAGCTCATGATTTCTTGGGTCCCAACATCTCTTTCACTTCTTTAGTTTGGATTGTGGACTACATAATTGACTATAATATATGCTTCGCATCCCTGAGTCCTATCCATCCACCATGCCCCCGTAGAAGCATTTGCATATCCTGAGGCTATAGCAAAATTTGTAATGAAGATTTTGATGAAAGTTTCGCCTTCCTTAGGTGCCGATAGCAGCAGCCAGCCAGCCAAAGTGAGCCCCTTTATTCTATTCCAGTGTGTGCTGATTATTGTCGAAAACCAAGAAAGTCCTCAACCAACTCTATATATGATGGTTTTGTTAACTCTAGATGATGGAGTCATCTCATCTGCTCCATAGATGATAGAACTTAGAAAAGGTCATATAATAAGTTGAATCCTGTCTTTTTCCCTGAAGCAAGCATTCATTCCTATTTCATTTTTGTCCGCAAGGAAACAGCCTAAAGAGCTATTATAGCAGTAAGAACACTGGCGCCTTGTGAAAAAAAGTAATTAATGGAGCAAAAAGTACCCTACTGCACTAAAACacgaggtaaaaaaaaaaaaagggggggggggggggggggggttgcaGTACAGTACACTAGTCACTAGACTAGAGTGCGACCAAATTTGTGCAGGAAAATCTACTCCCAagattttcatgttttgtactttGATCCGTCCAGCACTCTTAAAATTCCTCGAGTTGTTGTTGATTTTACGACCACAAGCTCCTTAATCGATGAGAGTCTGTCTCTTTCACCTGTTCGTTGCATGAGTGAGTAAAAATTGATTGTATCAGCATTCATTCATTCAGCAGCTGCTCGATATTCCATTATATGGATCTTGGGAGATCATCATTGGTGTTGTTCCTATTCCTAGTTGCCAAAAAACCCATATCAAACTGGGAACTTTTAATTGGTGCCTCCAAAAATtttactgaaaaaaaaaaaaaccgtgCATGAGAGCCGCCAGATGGTATTCGTGCAGCCAGATGGTATTCGTGCAAGAACAGGCTCTGTCCCTCCTCCATTCACGCAGATGTTGTGGGGGAGGTGTCTGCCCAGCTAATCCACACAAACCAATACATATAACACAAGTCTACCACTATTTTTGTTTCGGAGCTGCTCCCATTTTCCAACATCACCAGATTTTTATGTCTTCGACCAATTGGGTTCTTTTATGCTTTCTTATCTTTACAAGGCAGAGTTTACAAATGCAGATCAATGCATTATTGGCGCTATCTTTATTGGCCTGATATTTTAAGCAGCCAAATCCTTATAGGCCAATGACCAGAAACAGCTGATTTAActttatgaaagaaaaaaaataatttcaaaaacctctgGATCGATTCACATCTACCTAATCTAATATGATTGTGTTGTGAACCATTAGCAGAACCTCGGTCCTTGAAAGATGGAAGAAGATAGCATCAAATAGAGTCGTCATCATTGTGAGTGGATTATTTTCCCTAATATAGAATTTGCCACTTGACGACTCGTTTTCggtgaataaaatattttacctgcaaaaataaataaaaattgataataaaaaattgaaagaattatTTTTGTGGAGATATTCCATCTCCTCATTGTTCAGATGGAAACAACACAACACCCGATCTCTGctgctttttctttctcctaATTCAGGCCATTCTTCTTTGATGCCTAATAATTCCAACCCGTTAATTGGGTCCCTTGAGCAAAAATTATTGCTCCAAAGGAGGAGAGAAAGGCCGGCCACTCTAGGCTCAAAAGGAGTAAATTATGATATTCCCCAGCAAAAGCTCCAGCGTTCAATTTGATTACACtcccttttaaatttttattcttttagcTGTGCTGCAATCATTGTAGATCAGGCATAGAAAGATATTAGTATTGGGTTTCCAACTTGCATAATCCGTCAGTTTAATTCTGGAGCCAAAAGCATCAGCATCCAGATGAAGCAAGTGAAGAGGTAGTAGGAATAACTGAGGACTCCCTGCGTCAGCATATAAGCAGCCAATACTTGAAATCTGGAGCTCTACTGTACTAGAGAAAGTGACTGGGAATTTATTATTTACTCCTGACCGGTGAAATTTGATTGGGTGAATAACTTGACTGAGCAGGAATCATGCCActgcaaatgatgaaatgaaCCAACCAACCTCTTGAAGGAAAGGAAGTGAAGAAAACGTCCGCATGTGATGTGATCCCAAGTAGTATGTGTGCCTTTCAGAACAAACATGCAACATTCATCTACCCAAGAATATAGaccataaaactaaaaatttcacatataCAACGAACTCTTCAGGTGATATATTATTGTTACTCCTACAATTATCTGGACCAGAAGTCCCTTGCTCCTGTTGAATGCATGAAGAACTAAAGGCCAACTGGCTACTTGATCTACAAAAAACTATGTGTATCCAGCAATACAATCCTGAACATTTTTTAGCCTCTAGACTCGTTCAAATTGGCCTTCCTTCATACtcccaaaatattttacaaCCACAAGCTGCATTgttttttccagtttttcatgAACTTAGAACCTggatgtgtgtgtgtgtgtgtgtgtgtgtgctcATGCCTGGATTCTCAAGCAAATAGCCATATACCTTACAGCTTACTAAAAACACCTAAAACCCATGTCAACACCACATGGCATATGCCTGGGTGAGAAAACTAAGGTGCAGCATGACAAGTCAAAGCTCTTAGACCTTCGAGGAGGACAGCCTTTGTTGTGGTAAGAGCCTCCTCCTGCGAAGTCGCTCTGCTATGATAAAAGCAAGCTCAAGTGATTGAGAAGCATTGAGTCTTGGGTCGCAATGTGTGTGATATCGTGAGCTCAAATCATTGTAAGTAATCGTCCGAGAACCTCCAACGCATTCTGTCACATTTTGCCCTGTCATTTCTAAATGCACACCCCCAGGATAGCTTCCTTCTTGATCATGTACATCGAAGAATGCTCTCACCTCAGCCtgcaaaatgcagcaaaaggCTAATGACTGTGAGGCAGATAACCTACAAACCAGCAAAGTTCAGAATAAATATCTACACATTCTAACATGAAAGCATACGGGACACCTTTTGAACATCTTAATTATTTGTATTATCATTAATCCAAAGGATACCTTTTATCAAACTTCTCTTCTGGAGATTTTGCATATGAACAAAAGAAAGTATTACTATTTTtttcattagttttgttttattCTCCTCTCTTTCTCCTTTCCTTTGTTCTTGAGAGCAGCTTCCTCCACAACATTATTTGTCaaaacttgttagcaaacattTACAAAATGAAAGACTTTCAAAATGACTGCTGCTCGCAATTAATGTTGGGTTTCCAGGAATACTGCTTGAAGGCGTGTCCAGGCATAGCATAAATGTATACCCCAACAGTACAGCTGCAGTAACTCAGATGACCATTAAAGATTGAGAGGACCACTAGGAGTTTATGAAAAAGTGGGAAAAAAATTTTACCCTGATTGAATCAAAGGAACGGGTCTTCAGTCCACAAGGAGCTTTAATTGTATTTCCATGCATGGGGTCACTGACCCAAGTGACAATTTGACCTGCTCTGCGAACTGCCCTGATCAGATGTGGAAGCTTCACCCTCATGTTCTCAGCTCCCATTCTGGTGATCACTGTTATTCTGCCTGGCTTATTCTGAGGATTCAGAATGTCTATGAGCCTAACCAGTTCGTTTGGATCCATCTTATCACTCACCTGCAACATTCATCAAAAGTTAACTTCACAATGCTTGCAGGAGAAACCTCAAGTCAT contains:
- the LOC113761011 gene encoding protein EXORDIUM-like 2 — its product is MASSSATCGTLLFFASTIFLSTLISEPASAALVQQQPLVLKYHNGILLKGKITVNLIWYGKFTPAQRSIIVDFLQSLNSPRAASPSAASWWMTTEKYKGGGASTLVVGKQILEENYSLGKMLKNSNLVYLAARGGHMAGSINVVLTSEDVYVDGFCSRCGTHGSTRGPARFAYAWVGNSETQCPGQCAWPFHQPLYGPQTPPLVAPNGDVGVDGMVINLATVLAGAVTNPYNSGYFQGPATAPLEAVSACTGMFGSGSYPGYPGNLLVDKASGASYNANGVNGRKFLLPAIWDPQSSACSTLV